In Armatimonadota bacterium, the sequence CTTGCACCCTCACTGTTTTCCGCACATGCGCGCATGTTCATGCCGAACCGAGTGAACTTGAAAAAAACAACCAGCAAAAGCATACATATGCCGGCCACAGGGATTACCAGCAGCGAGTGGGCATCCACTTGGCCCGCTCCTATTTTGACTGAGCCATCCATCAGCTTGGGAAGGGTATATGGATCAGTCCCCCATATGAATGAAGCAGTTGACTTGGCCACAATTGAGAGCGCAATTGTCAAAATTATATATGTGACCGGCGAAGCGCCCTTGGCTGGGCGCAAGGCAATCAAATATGAGAGCAGGCCTATAAGAGCTGCGACCAAAATCCCCAATCCTATAGCATACGGCATTGGGAGTTTGAGAGCGACATGACACCATGCGCTGGTCAGCGCTCCAATCATTACAAACTCGCCCTGAGCAAAGTTGATGATCCCGGTCGTTGAGTAGATGACGTTAAACCCGAGCGCTACGAGCGCATAGATGCTGCCTATCACCACCCCGTTTGAAAAAAATAAGCCGATGTAATGTCCCATATATTAACCGATACTTAAGCTCCTCAATAAGCATAACGCAATATGAAAACAAGTGCAAGACAGCGCCTCAGCGCCTATAGAAGTGAAGACGTGGGGTGGTAAATACATCAACCGCGAGTCCGCCTCGCACCCAATTACAAACACAGGCCGGAGAGAGGTCCGGCCTTGTGTTGATTTCTGTGATGACTACTCGAAAGACGGCGGGGAAGGTGGAGTTTCACCCGGCACTTTGAATGTGCAAGACGCCTTAGAAGTATTTCCCGCCGTATCTGTTGCGGTAATAACTACTGTGTATGTTACTGAAGAAGTATTACCATTTTCGGCAGCCTCATAGCCGCTGCAACTGAAAGTGCTGCCTGTAGTAAGACTCATAGTCAGCGTGGAAGATGATTTATCATAAGGGTCCGTAACAACCGCGGTTACTGACTTCACTGCAGTGTTATCGGTAACATTCGCCTTAATTGTTACATCGCCGCCCGCGCAACTGCTTGGAGATGCAGCCGAAGCGCCGGATATCGTGGGACCGGTGGTGTCGCCGGAGTTTGTGCCGCCTCCACCGCCTCCGCATCCTGCGATCATTGCAATCGCCAGCAGCACACCGCAGGCAATTAGAATACGTCCTTTAATTAACATAACATTTAACCTCAATAGTTTCTATAATGAATTACCTTGTTGCGCACATATGAGGTTCCCGACTTATGGAGCCGGGATTACCAGATAGCACTCCTGCAGCGCCTTAATCCAATAAGCGCGCCAGGGCGCCATCTTATCGGTCGCACCGGAAATTGCACCAGGATTACCTACAAGGTAGTATTTGCCTGTGAGAGGATTATCATCGTCCTGCTGCCAACCCCAGGCATAGCTCTTTACGTATGTTCCAGCTTTATTTAACGCCATCGATGCACTATCAACCGTTTGGACCGTGATCGCTGTCGTATCCCATGTAACTGTCTTCATAAAGGGCTGCCCGATAAGGTTCCAACCCTTATAAAGATGAATTGAAACCACATTAGGATCTTTCTCGGTTGAAGCCGCTTGATCCGGAACTTCACCACAAGGCTCTATGGGCGTATCTTCAAACATAGCCCAAAATCCTCTTCCGGGTGTTGCGCTGGTCGGATCAAACCAGCAGTAGTGGTTCGTATCGTTGCCGTAGCCGAAGTACTTACCGCTCTTCGTCCTATACATCATCCAATCCATATCATAGAAGCTCACTACGTTTTTCGGATCGGTATCGTCAGGAATGATCGGCAGAGACACCATGACCATACCCTTCCAGGCATCTTCGACCGGAGTGGACTCTCGAGTAACCTGAAGAGAATCAAATGCGCTCTGGCCGGCTGCGTCACGCGCGGTTACCGTGATAACATTCGTGTCTCCCTCGACAATCTCAATTCCGTCTATCTTCCAGCTTGTGGCGCCGGATATCGTCCCGGATGCGCCGGTTCCCAAATTAGCCCACTTGATTGTCGTAGTATCGTCCGAAGCGGTCCCCGACAGATTGATGCTCGCCCCGGTGCGGGTGGTGCTGTCGTCGGAAGTCGGACCGGTTATCGAAATTATTGGCTTCGGATTTGTTACCGTAAGAACAGCAGTACCGGTAGCCTTGGTTGTCGAAATGCTTGTACATGTGGCAGTGCATGTTATGTTAATATGCTTGTCACCGTCGGTGGTGTTTGTGGGTGCGGTATAGGTCGGATTCTGAGCGCTCACACTCGGACTGAATGTGCCGCCTGCTCCCGAATCGGACCATCGATACTTAAGCAAGTCGCACCTGGAATCTATGGCTGTGATAGCACAGACCGTTGTCTTTCCGGGATCAATAGTTGATGGAGTCAGTGTCGGACCCGTTAATGTTACCACATGCCCGCCGGTCACAATCAACTGAGCGGAGGCGCTGCCGGTAATAGCGGAATCCACTTTGCATACGGCATGACAGGTGATGGTAACGACCTTGTCTGCGCTGCTTGAATTGACAGGAACCGTATAGGTAGTGCTTGATGCGCTCGGATTTGCGAATGAACCGCCGGCACCTCCATCAGACCATGAGTAGGTTACGTCATGCCCCTGCGAATCGACCGCAGAAGCGCCGACCGTCGTTGTCGACCCCGATTCAACAGTTGAAGGATTCAAAGATGGCGTTGTAACCACCAGCGCATGAGCATTTTGCGTATAGTAAATAGTCAGAGTCTGCTTCACTTCATTGCCAGCGGAATCCTGTGCGGTTATGACTATATTATTGCGGCCCAAAGTAAGAGGCACACCAGCCACCGACCAAGTGCGGACTCCCGTGCATATGCCGCTGTCACCGGTAGTGGAGTTGGACCATGTCAGCCCAACCACGATTCCGGTGGTTGTCCCGACAACGGGTATGCTTGAATTATGCCAGAAACCGTCAAAACCAGCCTCCGGAGAAGTGATAACAACCGTAGTATCTTCGTCCGGAACAAATTTTTGCACGCGGTCGTTGTTCATATCGACGACGTAAACATTGCCGTCCGCATCCTGCCTGATCCCAGTCGGCTGAACAAATTGGCCGCCACTGGTGCCGTATTCTCCCCACTTGCCGACAAAATTGCCTGTTGAATCAAAAACCTGAACGCGATTGTTGATATAGTCGGAGACAAACACATCACCGGTCATGCCGACTTCTATACCGGTAGGGTTCATAAACTCACCGTCTCCAATGCCGCCCGAACCCCATGGTTTAACCAGGTGATAGGTAACGCTCTGACTTAAGCCGGTATTTGTCACGCCCAACTTGCTGTCGTAAAGCACCGTCGTAAGTGAGCTTGAGGTTGTTTCGGTAAACATAACAACTCGATTGTTGAGTGTGTCAACCACATAGATATAGCGAGTTCCATCCTTGTCGACGACCGAAACGTCACGCGGCCATGAGAAATCAGCACCGGTGGTGGTAGATGAAGAAAGTTGAGCAAGATAGTTGCCGTTACTATTAAACTTCTGGATTCGATTGTTGCCACTGTCGGCAACATATACGTTATCGCTTCCATCAACAGCGATGCCATGCGGAGATACAAATTGCCCATTGCCTGTGCCGTATGAACCCCATCCGGCAACAAGCTCCCAATCGGGACTGTATTTTTGTATGCGGTTGTTTCTGGTATCGCTGATGTAAAAGTTGCCCAATGAGTCGATTGCAATGCCGCGCGGCGTATCGAACGGATCGGAGCCGATGCCGGAAAACGAATCATCATAGGAGCCGGTCGAGCTGTATTTCTGTATTCTGTTATTCAGGCTGTCGGCCAGATATACCGACCCGTCCAGACCTATCGCTACGCCTATCGGTTTATCCACATTGCCGCCCCACCAGCGTTCCAGCGCGTAACCTCCGGCTTTCGTCGCAGAAAACACCTCAACGTTCACCTGAGATGCCGCACTGCCGGATTTTACAGTGACTACACTCGACCCGGAACCCGCTTTGAACAGACCGGTTTGAGAGTCGATTTCACCGGTTGTGGCAGACCAAGTCAACGATGAACCCTCGGCAAGGGGCCTGATATTTCCATTGATGTCTATTGGAACCGCCTTAAACTCCTGCGACATTCCCTGAACCAGACCGACCTTACTGGGAAAAACCCGGATATCTTTCAAGGCCGGATAATGTGTGACAGTGAGAGTGTCGGTGGCTGTGTGGCCCGCCAGATCGGTAGCCGTAACTGTTATGACATTAGCGTTTTCACCATCCGCAAGCGCAAGTCCCGAAGCGCTCCAGGTGGCGTTTTTCTTGCAGTCGCAGGTATAGGTGCCAATGGCTCCCGTACCTGAATTGAACCAACTCACACTCACTACACCAAGGTTGTCGGAGGCAGTCCCACCGATATCGATTGTCGATGTTTCCGGCCAGTAGTGGTCCTCGGATGTCGGACTTGTGATAGTAACGCTCGGGCTTATCGAATCATTAATTATGGTAATAGAAGCAGTAGTTTGATTGCCGTCACTATCGGTCGCAGTAAAGACTATGTTGTTGGTGGTGTTAGGCTCAATGTTAATATCACCAGTCCACCAGGTCGTCCAATCTCCACCGTCCTGACATAACTGCGCTGGAGTTCCCTGAGTCGTATTCTGCCATGTTACCGACGAGACCGCTCTGTTGTCGGATGCTATGCCACAGATGTTAATGGTATTCTGCGATGTGCAGTAGGTCGGCTCAGTGGTAGGGCTGGTTATTTGCAGCTCAGGAGGAACCGTCGCTGGGGAACCCGCATAAACCTTCAGACAGTTGTTAATCTTTTTATCAGAATAGTCTACCCAGTAGTCTTCCCAGTTGTTACCATCCGGACTTATATAACTCTCACCCGGATTGGATGTGGCTGATGAAGCATGACGATTATCATCCGCCAGTTCGACCGGAACAGGAAATGTATAATCCGGAGTCGTCAGTTTTACCACCGCTGAAAACTTCTGGCCCTTGGTAACGCCGACCGGTGTATCAAGCTGTATGGTCGTATATCCCGGATTGGCGACCGTGCCGGTTTGTTTAAGCGCATAGCCGCCGGAACTAACAGGACCGGATGTAGGATCCTTGTAGATATAAATCTCATACGGCGAGTTCGGCTCGGCAGTATACCAGCCGACCGCTGTCAGCGGCTGATTATCGGATGCGGTAAACACATTTGCAAACCACGCTGTCTCATTATTGTAGCCAAAACGGGACACCCAGCCAAGAGGATCATACTGGTAGATTTTAGAATAGTTGTCCGTTGAATCAGCCGTAAAAACACAGCTCGCAGCCCACATCATCAAATTGGCATCATAATAAGAGATATAAAAATAGCCGTGGTCTCCCCAGGAGGCTGCCCAACTGTTCTTTACGATAAATGCGCCATCGCCGGGGGGTGTTATGGTGAAGTTTGACTTTGAATAATTGTCATCCCAACCAACTATACACACCCCATGATTGGTGCCCACCGCCATATCCATATAATATGCATAAGTTGCCGGGTTGTAGAAACCATAACCACTATAGGTATAAATAGCAAATGATACAGCCACCGCGCCATAAGTCATTATTGCCTGTTTGATATTGTCATTATCCAGAGAGGATTCACGCGGCGGGATCTGAATATATTCCTGAACATGCTTCTCTGCTGTGTAAGATGTGTGACTTGTAGAAACACAAGAATTCTCATCATAGGGGTCGTCTGATTCACTCACGGGGCCGGCCCACCTTAGAAGATAGGCTGCAGCCATATCATAATTACCGCCACTGCAGCAATCATAGTCTTCTCCGGTAAAACCGGACAAGTTTTTCATATTATTCTCTGAAAAATCCGTGTTCTCAGCCGACAGAAGACTCGATTCCAAAGAACCTATGGCCGCAAACGCCCAGCAACTGCCGCAACCGCCTTGGTTTTTGACAGGAGTTACCTTGTTGTGATCGCGAAGATCATATGAGGTGGGAAGAGTGGCCATCAGCCGATTTCCGGTAAGATTCAGGTGTTTGCCTTTTAGGTAGGACGTGTCACAAAAAGGCGGTATCAATCCTGTGCCGTGCTCGCCCGTCTCTTGAAGCAATGACGAGACTTTGCTTTCACCCTTCAGGTATTTTGCATACTCCGGATTTATCGGCGCCCGCTCAAGCTGTAATTTATCGGCAAAGCCTGCAACCGACAGAAAAAGCGCTGCAGTAAAAATTAACAATGTAGTAGATATGCTTCTTACGAATGACCTGCTTACCTTCATTTCTTCTTCTCCACCTCTTGAGTCGGCATCTCATCAAGCCGATGTAACACAACTGACCTTATTATTCGACACAGTCGGGAAAACTCATTCCGCCACAGTAGTAAATTGAGGCAGGCTGCCTGCTTGGATAATTGCATTGTATCCCCGCTGCGAAGCTAAAGTCAATAGCCGAAGACCAAAACACACGCATATTACTCAGCCCTGGTTCTATTAGCACACAAGCGTGTGCTATACACAAAGATTGACACCCAAAACCTACAAAATGTTCCAGGAATAACCATCATGCAAAAACAATAACAAAATGACTGGAGCAAAAGCCCGGATGATTTGCTCAAACGCGGGAAATGGAAAGGAGTAATTCAGTTCAGGGTATCGAGGAAACCACTGACCTCACGGAACAGGTAATCATACGCGGCATCCATCTTCGATTCGGCAATAGCAATATCATTAAACGGGTTTGGATGCTGCACATC encodes:
- a CDS encoding branched-chain amino acid ABC transporter permease, translating into MGHYIGLFFSNGVVIGSIYALVALGFNVIYSTTGIINFAQGEFVMIGALTSAWCHVALKLPMPYAIGLGILVAALIGLLSYLIALRPAKGASPVTYIILTIALSIVAKSTASFIWGTDPYTLPKLMDGSVKIGAGQVDAHSLLVIPVAGICMLLLVVFFKFTRFGMNMRACAENSEGARLCGISVDTASAMSFALSAALAAVGGVMITPIMSMQFDGGTMIGIKGFSAAILGGLGNPIGCVLGGLIIGVLEQFICFFSSGYKDILALAIVVVLLLIRPRGILSR
- a CDS encoding lectin like domain-containing protein, which translates into the protein MKVSRSFVRSISTTLLIFTAALFLSVAGFADKLQLERAPINPEYAKYLKGESKVSSLLQETGEHGTGLIPPFCDTSYLKGKHLNLTGNRLMATLPTSYDLRDHNKVTPVKNQGGCGSCWAFAAIGSLESSLLSAENTDFSENNMKNLSGFTGEDYDCCSGGNYDMAAAYLLRWAGPVSESDDPYDENSCVSTSHTSYTAEKHVQEYIQIPPRESSLDNDNIKQAIMTYGAVAVSFAIYTYSGYGFYNPATYAYYMDMAVGTNHGVCIVGWDDNYSKSNFTITPPGDGAFIVKNSWAASWGDHGYFYISYYDANLMMWAASCVFTADSTDNYSKIYQYDPLGWVSRFGYNNETAWFANVFTASDNQPLTAVGWYTAEPNSPYEIYIYKDPTSGPVSSGGYALKQTGTVANPGYTTIQLDTPVGVTKGQKFSAVVKLTTPDYTFPVPVELADDNRHASSATSNPGESYISPDGNNWEDYWVDYSDKKINNCLKVYAGSPATVPPELQITSPTTEPTYCTSQNTINICGIASDNRAVSSVTWQNTTQGTPAQLCQDGGDWTTWWTGDINIEPNTTNNIVFTATDSDGNQTTASITIINDSISPSVTITSPTSEDHYWPETSTIDIGGTASDNLGVVSVSWFNSGTGAIGTYTCDCKKNATWSASGLALADGENANVITVTATDLAGHTATDTLTVTHYPALKDIRVFPSKVGLVQGMSQEFKAVPIDINGNIRPLAEGSSLTWSATTGEIDSQTGLFKAGSGSSVVTVKSGSAASQVNVEVFSATKAGGYALERWWGGNVDKPIGVAIGLDGSVYLADSLNNRIQKYSSTGSYDDSFSGIGSDPFDTPRGIAIDSLGNFYISDTRNNRIQKYSPDWELVAGWGSYGTGNGQFVSPHGIAVDGSDNVYVADSGNNRIQKFNSNGNYLAQLSSSTTTGADFSWPRDVSVVDKDGTRYIYVVDTLNNRVVMFTETTSSSLTTVLYDSKLGVTNTGLSQSVTYHLVKPWGSGGIGDGEFMNPTGIEVGMTGDVFVSDYINNRVQVFDSTGNFVGKWGEYGTSGGQFVQPTGIRQDADGNVYVVDMNNDRVQKFVPDEDTTVVITSPEAGFDGFWHNSSIPVVGTTTGIVVGLTWSNSTTGDSGICTGVRTWSVAGVPLTLGRNNIVITAQDSAGNEVKQTLTIYYTQNAHALVVTTPSLNPSTVESGSTTTVGASAVDSQGHDVTYSWSDGGAGGSFANPSASSTTYTVPVNSSSADKVVTITCHAVCKVDSAITGSASAQLIVTGGHVVTLTGPTLTPSTIDPGKTTVCAITAIDSRCDLLKYRWSDSGAGGTFSPSVSAQNPTYTAPTNTTDGDKHINITCTATCTSISTTKATGTAVLTVTNPKPIISITGPTSDDSTTRTGASINLSGTASDDTTTIKWANLGTGASGTISGATSWKIDGIEIVEGDTNVITVTARDAAGQSAFDSLQVTRESTPVEDAWKGMVMVSLPIIPDDTDPKNVVSFYDMDWMMYRTKSGKYFGYGNDTNHYCWFDPTSATPGRGFWAMFEDTPIEPCGEVPDQAASTEKDPNVVSIHLYKGWNLIGQPFMKTVTWDTTAITVQTVDSASMALNKAGTYVKSYAWGWQQDDDNPLTGKYYLVGNPGAISGATDKMAPWRAYWIKALQECYLVIPAP